A portion of the Lysinibacillus timonensis genome contains these proteins:
- the gmk gene encoding guanylate kinase: protein MRKERGLLIVLSGPSGVGKGTVRKELFSQAGTNYEYSVSMTTRKPREGEVDGVDYFFKSREEFEALIEQGGLLEHAEFVGNYYGTPIEYVNETLDAGRDVFLEIEVQGATQIREKAPDALFIFLAPPSLSELQNRLVNRGTESEEIIKKRIATAKEELEMMSLYDYVVENDEIQRACDKINAIIVAEHCRRERVEKRYLSMLRGE, encoded by the coding sequence ATGAGAAAAGAACGAGGTTTATTAATTGTTCTATCAGGCCCTTCTGGTGTTGGTAAAGGTACAGTACGAAAAGAATTGTTTTCACAAGCTGGAACAAATTATGAATATTCTGTTTCCATGACGACTCGAAAACCTCGAGAGGGCGAAGTTGATGGTGTAGACTATTTCTTTAAATCTCGTGAAGAATTTGAAGCACTAATTGAGCAAGGTGGCTTACTTGAGCATGCCGAATTTGTTGGGAATTATTATGGAACGCCCATTGAATACGTGAATGAAACGTTAGATGCTGGAAGAGATGTGTTTTTAGAAATTGAAGTTCAGGGAGCTACTCAAATTCGTGAAAAAGCACCCGACGCATTATTTATCTTCCTTGCACCACCAAGTCTTTCAGAATTACAAAATCGACTGGTGAATCGCGGGACAGAATCGGAGGAAATTATTAAGAAGCGAATTGCAACTGCAAAGGAAGAGCTTGAAATGATGAGTCTATATGATTATGTAGTTGAAAATGATGAAATTCAAAGAGCCTGTGATAAAATAAATGCAATCATCGTTGCTGAACATTGTCGTAGAGAACGTGTAGAAAAAAGATATTTGTCCATGTTGAGAGGAGAGTAA
- the rpoZ gene encoding DNA-directed RNA polymerase subunit omega, which yields MLYPSIDALKKNIDSKYSLVSLASKRARQMQEEGNEKLGDYVSHKTVGKALEEIAAGVLNKEKQDESTVYQDEV from the coding sequence ATGTTATACCCGTCAATTGATGCTTTAAAAAAGAATATCGATTCTAAATATTCATTAGTTAGTCTTGCTTCAAAAAGAGCTCGCCAAATGCAAGAAGAAGGAAACGAAAAATTAGGTGACTATGTTTCTCACAAAACAGTAGGAAAAGCATTAGAAGAAATTGCTGCTGGTGTTTTAAATAAAGAAAAACAAGACGAATCAACTGTTTATCAAGATGAAGTTTAA